From the genome of Thermosynechococcus sp. NK55a:
TTTAAAACCGCGACAGAGCGGAAGGCTGGGTGTGCCGCCCAGAAAGGGGTCGTAGCTAGCAATTTATTACAACTGTTATCGTTTGCTGACCGATCGCTTCATTTTCTTTTAGGATCGAAGTAAGGCTGAGCAATGCCGAAAGGAGGCCGACGATGCGCCAACAACTCTTCAGTACTTTGACGGTTTTAGCTGCTTTTGTTGGTCTCAGCAGTGCTGTTGTGGCACAGCCGATGGCGATCGCCACCCTGACTCCCCCCGAACTTCAGGAACTGCAACGCCTGATGCCCCGCAGTGCCGAGGACTACTACAACGTGGGATTAATGCACCAAGGTACGGGGGACCTGGCCGCTGCCATTGATGCCTTTAGCCAAGCGATCAGACTCAACCCCAGTGCTGACTACTACTTTGCTCGCGGCCTGGCCTATTACGACCAAGGGGATATGCAGCGGGCGATCGCTGACTTTACCACTGCGCTGCGCAACGATCCACAGTTTATTGCCGCCTACTACAACCGCGGCATGGCCTATCTTGCCCTGCAAAACTACAATGCAGCAATTGCGGACTTTGATGCTGCCCTAGCACGGGATCCTCAATTTGTTGCTGCCTACTATAGTCGGGGCATGGCCCACTTCGACAGTGGGAATGTGGAACTGGCGCAACGGGACTATGAGCGTGCTCGCGCTCTCAACCCAGCCATGACCGCCCAGTACTATGATCGCGCTCCCCGTCCCCTCACCGGTGGTCCCTAGTACCTGAAGCCACCAATTACAGCGATAATAGAGGATAATGTGCACGATAAGGATGAGCGATCGCGCCTATGCCCAGAACCCCTTCTGAATTTGCGGTTCATTTATTTCTGGAGGGCGGTCACCGTGAGGAGGTGCGCTTCCCCACCATTCAAGACTTCCAGAAGTGGTACAGCAACGAGTTGGCGGCCAAAGCAGATTCCAACGACTTTATTTCTGTTCCCATTAAAAACATTCAAGGGGAATACATGGTGGTGCGCCCCTCAAAAGTCTTTGCGATTCGGGTAGAACCTGTGTTTGCCTCCAGTGTCGATCGGTTTGCCTAGGCTCTATGGCGGGTTTATGGACAGGATGGCTTCAGGGGGTCATCATCCTCGCAGCGGGCGCGATCGCCACAGCACCAACGGTTGCTCCCTTGACGCGCCAAAGCCAACTTCCACCAACCGTTGCCCTAGATACTGCCCTCTGGCAATCCCGCGGTGAGCGAGCACGACTCCTCCAAGCCATTGATCATAGTTTGCGTTACCTGCGTACTGAGAAGGCCCGCCAAGACTACGCCGCCTACACCGCTATTGGCCAACCCGGAGCAGCCCTTGGCCCCAATCTCCAGCAGCGGGTCATCCGCTCCCTCGAACGCTTTCGCCATCTGGTACAAACCCGTCGCTCTGCGGCAGAACTGCAAGCCGCCGTCAAGCGAGAATTTGTTTTTTATCAATCCATTGGCGCCGATGGCCAAGGGCGAGTGGAGTTCACGGGCTATTATGCACCGACCTATCGTGCCAGCTTAGTGCCGACAGCAGAATACCGCTATCCTCTATTTCGTCGCCCCCCTAATTTTGAGCAGTGGCCAGAGCCGCACCCCACTCGCTTGGAACTGGAAGGGGCGGATGGGCAGCAGTGGCGCAATGGCCCTTTGCGGGGTCTGGAACTGGTCTATTTGCGCGATCGCCTTGAGGCTTTTTTGGTTCACGTCCAAGGCTCGGCTGAGCTGCAACTGCCCAATGGTCGCCGCTTTACCGTGGGCTATGCCGGCAAAACGAATCACCCCTACACCAGTATTGGCCAAGAACTCATTCGCGATGGCAAGATTGCCCGTGAGGAACTGACACTCCCGCGCCTCATGGCTTACTTTGAGGCCAACCCTGCTGAGCTCGATCGCTACTTGCCCCGCAACGCCAGTTTTGTCTTTTTTGAACACACCCAAGGGCGTCCTCCCACAGGCAGTCTCTCGATGCCGGTGACCCCAGAGCGTTCGATCGCCACCGATAAGTCTCTAATGCCACCGGGCGCCTTGGCGGTGATCAACACGCAGATTCCCCTCAAGGCCCAAGGCCAATGGCGGCAAACCCCCGTTAGCCGTTTTGTGTTGGATCAGGATACGGGCAGTGCTATTCGGGGGCCAGGTCGTGTCGATATTTTCATGGGCACGGGAGATGTCGCCAAAGCGCGCGCCGGTCTCGTCAATACGCCGGGGCAGTTGTACTATTTGCTACTGCGGCAATAGCTAGGGTTGCAGGGCGACTTTGATCACTTGGCGTGCCTTCATGGCTTGCAAAACACTTTCAATCTCCGTTAGGGGGGCTTGGCCACTAATGAGCTTCTCAAAGGGCAGTGTACCGCTGGCAATCAATTGCAGAGCCTGACGGACAAAGGGGGGAGTGTTGTGAAAGACCCCCTTGAGGGTGAGTTCTTCGTAGTGCAGGCGTTCTGTATCCACGCGGATCGCCGTTTCCCGGGGACAACCACCAAAGAGGTTAATCGTGGCGCCCGGCCGACCACAGGCGATCGCCGTTTCCCAGACTTCAGGAATCCCAGTGGCTTCAATGACAATGTCGGCGCCCCGTCCTTCCGTCCAGTCTTTGACGACGGCGGGAATTTCCCCGCACTGGTGATGATTGATGGTTTGCTCTGCCCCAAAGGTGGTAGCGATCGCCAGCCGCCCATCGGAACCGCCAAAGGCAAGAACCCGTGCCCCCTGTTGTGCCAGCACGCCGACAAACATTAGACCAATGGCGCCATCCCCAAGGACAACAATTTGCGGTGGACTCGGCCACGTTTCCACCATAGCCGGGTCAAAGCCAGAGCGGGCAACACCATGGAGAACACAGGCGAGGGGTTCGGTCAGCGCTGCCAAGGCAAAGGAGAGGCATTCTGGAATGGGCAAAAGGTTTTGGCGGACAATACTGGCAGGAAGTTTCAAATACTCGGCAAAGGTGCCATTGTTAAACTCCAGATGAGGACACAGGGAAAAGGCCTGCCGCTGACAATAAAAACACTGACCACAGGGGGCAGAATTATTGGCCACCACGCGATCGCCCACCCGCCATTCAGTCACACCAGCTCCAAGGGCAACAATTTCCCCGGCAGCTTCATGGCCAAAGAGAATCGGCGGAGTCAGCATCCGGGCATGACCCCCGCGGCGCCATACCTTCAAGTCGGTGCCACAGGTGGTGGCGGCCCGTACCCGAATCACCACTTCCCCCGGCCCCGGCGTCGGATCAGGGACGGTTTCAATGCGGACATCTTCTTTGCCGTAGAGCACTGCGGCTTTCATTGCACTTCCCCCATCCAATTAGGCCAACCATTGCAGGAGGCCGCAGAGCAGTCCCAAGAGGGCAACGACCCCATAGAAGGTGGTCACCACCCGCAGTTCTGACCACCCCCCCAGCTCAAAGTGATGGTGCAGAGGTGCCATGCGCAGCAGCCGCTTGCCCACGCCGTCGGGGCCTTTTGTTGCCTTGTAGTAGAGCACTTGGGCAATCACTGAAAGGGACTCCACAAAAAAAAGACCACTGACAATCAACAGTTCCCAGAGGTGGTGACTGGCCAAGCCAATGCCCGCAAGGACTGCCCCCAGGGCTAGGGAACCGGTATCCCCCATAAACACCCGTGCCGGATGGTGATTGTGCCAGAGGAAGCCAAGACAGGCACCACTCATAACAACGGCCAGAATTTGCAAGTCGGGATAGGGGCTGAGAATCATCCCTAAAGCAAGGAGGGCGATCGCCGCCGTCCCAGTCGCCAGACCATCGAGACCATCGGTAAGATTCAGAGCATTCCCTTCCGCCATCGGCACAAAAATTGCTAAGGGGATAAATGCCATCCCTAAAGGCCAGACCCATCCCCAGGGAGCCGTCACAACCGTTGCCGTTGGATCACTACCCACCAGCCAAGCACAAAAAAGAGCCGCCCCAATGCCCTCCAGCAGGAGCCGCAGCCGAGCCGATAGTCCTTTGTTGGATTTGCGCCGCAGAACTTGCCAGTCGTCCCACCAGCCAATGGCCGCATACCAAAGCACCAACAGGGCGATCGCCCCCACCGTTGGCGATAGCTTCCCCTGAGCAAACCCTGTCCACAGGAGGGCTAGCCCCAGCCCCGGCGGCACAAAAAAGATTCCCCCCATCGTCGGTGTGCCCGATTTTTGCAGGTGAGATTGTGGGCCATCTTCGCGGATAATTTGCCCAGTTTTCAACCGCCGCAACATGGGCACGACGGCCATCCCTAGAACCGCCACGATGGCAAAACTCACCAAATAAGGCACCGTTAAGGTTTGCAACGGCCGTTGCCAGTGGTTTGCCCCTGTATCGTAAGCAATGCTAGCAATGAGGAGGCCAATGGCGAGAAGGCCAAAAAGCCGCCGTCCCGTTAGCCAACGGGGTTCAATCGCAGCCCTGGTTTTGGTGGAAGGCATGGGGATAGCTTTAGCACATACTCCGATAATAGGGGGATTTGTGCCCTACTCCTCAAGCCCTAGGTCCTCTTCTTCGTCGTAATCGCCCAAGGAGTCACCCACAAATTCCTCAATTTCACCCATATCATCGAGGGTGCTATCAATGATTGGGTCTGCCTCATTGGCATCGCGGGGAATAAGGCGGCCGGTTTGCTGTAACCATTCCAAAATTGAGCGATCAGAACGCCCCTCAGCAGTGAGGTTCTTTTGGGAAATGGGTTCTTCGTACAACGAGGGATTGTATAGGGTCATAGAGCGATGGGTAACAACCAAGTAGGGGCAATCAATCCAATCTTTTAGTTTAACGTTTGGCCATAGGAATGTAAACGTTGGCCGCAGACCAATCCGCCACAGTGGCACATTCTCTGGAACCTGCCTAAACTGGAGAAGTCTCTAAAGAATGGGCATTAGGCTTTCATACATGAGGGATCGAAAGAATGTCTTTACTCAAAACATCATCCATTCCCTTGATGGTTTTAAGTGTAGTGTCTCTCGGTGGGGGGCGATCGCCACCCCCTATCCTCCAGAGGTGGTTTCCCGATTCACCAGTGAATGCACAACCGCTCTGGAACAGCAAGTGCCTCAAATGGCGCAATACGGCAATGCCTACTGCACCTGTGTGATCAATGAACTGCAATCCTCGCTGACCTTAGCCGAGTTTCAAGCCATTGGTGAAAGTGTGCAGACCAATATCAAGCCGGAAGTGCGCCAGATGCTCACCCAGACCGCCCAAACCTGCCTGCAACGAGTCAGCCAGTAACTAGGGGGGGACAACTCCCCCCATACTTTCCTAGACTGCACTTAGAAACTGAGCAGCAGCAGCTTGCAGATCGGCAACTTTATCGAGTCTTTCCCAAGGCAAGTCAAGGTCATGACGCCCAAAGTGACCATAGGCTGCCACATCTTGGTAGAAGCGACCACCGCGATCTTGGGGTAAGTGGCGCAGGTTAAAGGTTTGAATAATAGCAGCGGGGCGAAGATCAAAGTGGGTTTTAATCAACTCCAACAATTGCTCTGGGGCGAGTTTGCCCGTGCCAAAGGTATCCACAAAGAGGCTCATGGGGCGAGCAACGCCAATGGCATAGCTAATCTGTAACTCGCATTTGTCCGCCAGCCCTGCGGCAACGATGTTTTTGGCAATGTAACGAGCCATATAGGCGGCACTGCGATCCACTTTTGTCGGATCTTTACCGGAAAAGGCACCCCCCCCATGGCGGGCATAGCCACCGTAGGTATCCACCACCAGTTTGCGCCCCGTGAGTCCTGAATCCCCTTGGGGACCGCCAATCACAAATTTGCCCGTAGGATTGACTAAAAAGCGGGTGTTTCCATCGGGTTGGAGGGTCAAATCGGCAAAAACTGGCTTGACAACTGCCTCCCAGAGATCGGCTTTAATCTTGGCTTGAACAGCGCTTTCCTCGCTAATGTCATCAATGGTGGCGGTGTGTTGGGTGGAAATCAAAATTGTATCAATCCCCACTGGTTTGCCATCCTCATAGATGACCGTGACTTGGGTTTTGCCATCGGGGCGTAGGTAGGGAAGCTGACCCGTTTTACGGACAGCAGCTAAGCGGCGTGCCATGCGGTGTGCCAAGCTAATGGGCAAGGGCATATACTCAGGGGTTTCATTGCAGGCATAGCCAAACATAATCCCCTGATCGCCGGCGCCAATGCGATCCAGTTCGGCGTCACTGAGCTGTTCCCGGGCTTCCTGGGCTGTATCCACACCACGGGCAATATCGGGGGATTGCTCATCAAGAGCAACAATGACGGCACAGCTATTGGCGGCAAAGCCATTGTTAGCATCGGTATAGCCAATTTCATGGATTTTCTGCCGCGCTAAGTTAACGTAGTTGACCTGTGCCTTGGTCGTAATTTCCCCGGTAATCAGGACTAAACCCGTA
Proteins encoded in this window:
- a CDS encoding tetratricopeptide repeat protein, with product MRQQLFSTLTVLAAFVGLSSAVVAQPMAIATLTPPELQELQRLMPRSAEDYYNVGLMHQGTGDLAAAIDAFSQAIRLNPSADYYFARGLAYYDQGDMQRAIADFTTALRNDPQFIAAYYNRGMAYLALQNYNAAIADFDAALARDPQFVAAYYSRGMAHFDSGNVELAQRDYERARALNPAMTAQYYDRAPRPLTGGP
- a CDS encoding murein transglycosylase A translates to MAGLWTGWLQGVIILAAGAIATAPTVAPLTRQSQLPPTVALDTALWQSRGERARLLQAIDHSLRYLRTEKARQDYAAYTAIGQPGAALGPNLQQRVIRSLERFRHLVQTRRSAAELQAAVKREFVFYQSIGADGQGRVEFTGYYAPTYRASLVPTAEYRYPLFRRPPNFEQWPEPHPTRLELEGADGQQWRNGPLRGLELVYLRDRLEAFLVHVQGSAELQLPNGRRFTVGYAGKTNHPYTSIGQELIRDGKIAREELTLPRLMAYFEANPAELDRYLPRNASFVFFEHTQGRPPTGSLSMPVTPERSIATDKSLMPPGALAVINTQIPLKAQGQWRQTPVSRFVLDQDTGSAIRGPGRVDIFMGTGDVAKARAGLVNTPGQLYYLLLRQ
- a CDS encoding zinc-binding dehydrogenase; its protein translation is MKAAVLYGKEDVRIETVPDPTPGPGEVVIRVRAATTCGTDLKVWRRGGHARMLTPPILFGHEAAGEIVALGAGVTEWRVGDRVVANNSAPCGQCFYCQRQAFSLCPHLEFNNGTFAEYLKLPASIVRQNLLPIPECLSFALAALTEPLACVLHGVARSGFDPAMVETWPSPPQIVVLGDGAIGLMFVGVLAQQGARVLAFGGSDGRLAIATTFGAEQTINHHQCGEIPAVVKDWTEGRGADIVIEATGIPEVWETAIACGRPGATINLFGGCPRETAIRVDTERLHYEELTLKGVFHNTPPFVRQALQLIASGTLPFEKLISGQAPLTEIESVLQAMKARQVIKVALQP
- the mraY gene encoding phospho-N-acetylmuramoyl-pentapeptide-transferase; this encodes MPSTKTRAAIEPRWLTGRRLFGLLAIGLLIASIAYDTGANHWQRPLQTLTVPYLVSFAIVAVLGMAVVPMLRRLKTGQIIREDGPQSHLQKSGTPTMGGIFFVPPGLGLALLWTGFAQGKLSPTVGAIALLVLWYAAIGWWDDWQVLRRKSNKGLSARLRLLLEGIGAALFCAWLVGSDPTATVVTAPWGWVWPLGMAFIPLAIFVPMAEGNALNLTDGLDGLATGTAAIALLALGMILSPYPDLQILAVVMSGACLGFLWHNHHPARVFMGDTGSLALGAVLAGIGLASHHLWELLIVSGLFFVESLSVIAQVLYYKATKGPDGVGKRLLRMAPLHHHFELGGWSELRVVTTFYGVVALLGLLCGLLQWLA
- a CDS encoding DUF3134 domain-containing protein; the encoded protein is MPLWRIGLRPTFTFLWPNVKLKDWIDCPYLVVTHRSMTLYNPSLYEEPISQKNLTAEGRSDRSILEWLQQTGRLIPRDANEADPIIDSTLDDMGEIEEFVGDSLGDYDEEEDLGLEE
- the metK gene encoding methionine adenosyltransferase is translated as MRYLFSSESVTEGHPDKICDQIADAILDALLTQDPQSRVAAEVVVNTGLVLITGEITTKAQVNYVNLARQKIHEIGYTDANNGFAANSCAVIVALDEQSPDIARGVDTAQEAREQLSDAELDRIGAGDQGIMFGYACNETPEYMPLPISLAHRMARRLAAVRKTGQLPYLRPDGKTQVTVIYEDGKPVGIDTILISTQHTATIDDISEESAVQAKIKADLWEAVVKPVFADLTLQPDGNTRFLVNPTGKFVIGGPQGDSGLTGRKLVVDTYGGYARHGGGAFSGKDPTKVDRSAAYMARYIAKNIVAAGLADKCELQISYAIGVARPMSLFVDTFGTGKLAPEQLLELIKTHFDLRPAAIIQTFNLRHLPQDRGGRFYQDVAAYGHFGRHDLDLPWERLDKVADLQAAAAQFLSAV